A genomic window from Tachyglossus aculeatus isolate mTacAcu1 chromosome 9, mTacAcu1.pri, whole genome shotgun sequence includes:
- the ANKRD66 gene encoding LOW QUALITY PROTEIN: ankyrin repeat domain-containing protein 66 (The sequence of the model RefSeq protein was modified relative to this genomic sequence to represent the inferred CDS: substituted 1 base at 1 genomic stop codon) encodes MELTAWLDTSLSALAKMMEMTELHEAVAIGDYDLVEKILKKGSCNPNYKDVDWNDRTPLHWAAIKGQTEMVKLLIDYGARPCLTTDVGWTAAHFAAESGXLGVLRTLHALHAAIDAPDFFGDTPKRIAQIYGQKDCVKFLETAEAECRAYQLQAQQKGLHLDQKDEEWEFKRREVMRTSPSLGQNQNNRKNEKSGDLQVC; translated from the exons aTGGAATTAACCGCCtggttagatacaagcttgtcag CACTGGCCAAGATGATGGAGATGACAGAGCTACACGAAGCTGTCGCCATCGGAGATTACGATTTAGTGGAAAAGATTCTGAAGAAAGGATCTTGCAATCCAAACTATAAGGACGTTGACTGGAACGACAGGACACCACTCCACTGGGCTGCTATTAAAG GGCAAACAGAGATGGTGAAGCTGCTTATTGACTACGGAGCCCGGCCCTGCCTGACTACGGACGTGGGTTGGACCGCTGCCCATTTTGCGGCTGAGTCGGGGTGACTGGGAGTTCTCAGGACCCTGCATGCTCTGCATGCTGCCATTGATGCCCCCGACTTCTTTGGGGATACCCCAAAAAGGATCGCCCAGATATACGGGCAGAAAGACTGCGTCAAGTTCCTAGAGAC AGCTGAAGCTGAGTGCCGTGCCTATCAGCTGCAAGCCCAGCAGAAAGGTTTACACCTGGATCAGAAGGATGAGGAATGGGAATTCAAGAGAAGAGAGGTCATGAGAACCTCACCCTCTTTAGGGCAAAATCAAAATAATAGGAAGAATGAGAAATCAGGGGATCTCCAAGTTTGCTAG